The proteins below are encoded in one region of Rana temporaria chromosome 2, aRanTem1.1, whole genome shotgun sequence:
- the LOC120927807 gene encoding pollen-specific leucine-rich repeat extensin-like protein 1, whose amino-acid sequence MRLVTSNRSGSAACHIKEYIHAKELEFLRPSLSLARTENSWEEAAPTAPVAMDNSSRNSCDETLEGLEPESQLASSSQSTPATPLGELQTTPRPVPRVAARGTKRKAPESDPNVTMMLQIMSEMKDRMGTNTNTPSYGNKSAQCLAELMDRVPKSLQADMLAGTIRYINTFIPPEEPYLSPEPPPPYGPYANQHPQHLSAPTLRHFTAPPFHSHLPQHAPPYPTQTPTLSTHPQLPTPPSAYTSSTLPDPPYLHTHTSTMSPYRRPQTTPSAYHPTTSQTFHLPPQPPTYPSRTTYPSDYTHLPTLPPYNPQPTPTPPPPQPPATPPSRWPHGTTSRSDWSSFGKAIDAGISVDDPGESPSFQKL is encoded by the exons ATGAGACTGGTAACAAGTAACAGGAGTGGATCGGCGGCATGTCACATCAAAGAATACATTCATGCTAAGGAATTGGAATTCTTGAGACCTTCATTGAGTTTGGCGAG GACTGAAAACAGCTGGGAGGAAGCTGCTCCGACCGCCCCTGTCGCGATGGATAACAGCAGCCGAAATTCGTGTGATGAGACACTGGAGGGTCTGGAGCCGGAAAGCCAGTTGGCCAGTTCATCTCAATCTACGCCGGCAACACCTCTGGGAGAGCTGCAGACAACGCCAAGGCCGGTGCCGCGTGTAGCTGCGAGGGGGACCAAAAGAAAAGCTCCGGAATCAGACCCCAATGTGACAATGATGCTACAGATCATGTCAGAAATGAAGGACAGAATGGGTACTAATACTAATACCCCTTCATACGGAAACAAGTCGGCCCAATGTTTGGCGGAGTTAATGGACAGGGTTCCCAAAAGCCTACAAGCCGATATGCTGGCAGGTACCATACGGTACATCAACACATTTATTCCACCTGAAGAACCCTACCTATCCCCAGAACCACCACCACCGTATGGCCCCTATGCTAACCAACACCCGCAACATCTGTCAGCACCAACACTTCGTCACTTCACAGCACCACCTTTTCACAGCCACCTACCTCAACACGCACCACCTTACCCGACTCAGACGCCCACACTTTCTACCCACCCTCAACTACCAACACCACCTTCTGCATACACTTCCTCAACACTCCCTGATCCGCCTTACCTGCATACGCACACTTCGACAATGTCACCTTACAGACGCCCACAGACGACACCTTCTGCCTACCATCCCACGACTTCACAAACATTTCATCTACCTCCACAACCTCCTACTTACCCTTCTCGCACGACATACCCTTCCGATTACACACACCTGCCTACACTCCCACCTTACAATCCTCAACctacaccaacaccaccaccaccacaaccaccagcaaCACCACCATCACGTTGGCCGCATGGTACAACATCTAGATCTGATTGGTCTAGTTTTGGCAAAGCCATAGACGCTGGCATATCGGTGGATGACCCAGGGGAATCCCCAAGTTTCCAAAAACTGTAA
- the LOC120927806 gene encoding protein ALP1-like has protein sequence MNDDEMACMMAAVTATSYMLYQGQRRRKRARRYWIHPVIAGREETGQFWVLYKDLREHEEKFLDYTRMSMKSFDELLELLSGRLQRMDTYFRNSIPPVERLIITLRYLSTGQSLGSLHYAFRIGKSTASYIIRDTCSAIWEVLQEVVFKKPTAQEWAQIAEVFWQRCNFPNCVGAIDGKHIRIVKPMRSGSEFFNYKKYFSFVLMAVADANYCFTYIDIGSYGSSADSTIFGNSNFGQMLRSDDLDLPQCRPLPGTNGPPLPSVFVGDEAFSLGTNLLRPYSGHSLTEERRVFNYRLTRARRVVECTFGILANKWRLLHTPIVLNMQNAVTAVKAACALHNFVRQRDGFDFEEPVTETLERAQWTGVRGNRQGSHVRDQYAAYFMSPEGQVPWQLDSI, from the exons ATGAACGACGATGAGatggcatgtatgatggcagcaGTCACTGCCACCTCGTATATGCTATACCAGGgacagaggagaaggaagagggcacgGAGATATTGGATCCACCCTGTTATTGCCGGTCGGGAAGAAACAGGACAGTTTTGGGTCCTTTATAAAGATCTCCGAGAGCACGAGGAGAAATTCCTGGACTACACCAGAATGTCTATGAAAAG tTTTGATGAGTTGCTAGAACTGCTCAGCGGTAGATTACAGAGGATGGACACCTATTTCCGCAATTCCATACCCCCTGTGGAGCGACTTATCATCACACTGAG atATTTATCAACTGGACAGTCTCTTGGAAGTCTACATTATGCCTTCCGTATAGGCAAGTCGACAGCGAGTTATATTATACGTGACACCTGCTCTGCTATATGGGAGGTTCTCCAGGAGGTAGTGTTCAAGAAACCTACTGCACAGGAATGGGCACAGATTGCGGAGGTATTCTGGCAACGCTGCAACTTTCCTAATTGTgtcggagcaatagatgggaagcacatTAGGATTGTGAAGCCCATGAGAAGTGGAAGTGAATTCTTCAATTACAAGAAATATTTCTCTTTTGTATTGATGGCTGTAGCAGATGCAAACTACTGTTTTACTTACATAGACATTGGGTCATATGGGAGCAGCGCGGACTCAACCATCTTTGGAAACTCGAACTTTGGTCAAATGCTGCGATCAGATGATCTTGACCTACCACAATGCCGTCCTCTCCCAGGCACAAATGGCCCTCCACTACCAAGTGTTTTTGTGGGTGATGAGGCCTTTTCTTTGGGGACAAACCTCCTGCGGCCTTATTCGGGGCATAGTTTGACAGAGGAGAGAAGGGTATTCAACTACCGCCTAACCCGGGCACGGCGAGTAGTTGAATGCACTTTTGGAATACTTGCCAATAAGTGGCGGCTTCTGCACACTCCCATAGTGTTAAACATGCAGAATGCCGTCACGGCTGTCAAAGCTGCGTGCGCCTTGCACAATTTTGTGAGGCAGCGCGATGGCTTCGATTTCGAAGAACCGGTTACTGAGACTCTGGAAAGAGCTCAGTGGACTGGTGTCCGTGGGAACAGGCAGGGCTCCCATGTACGGGATCAGTATGCCGCATATTTTATGTCTCCTGAAGGACAGGTGCCATGGCAGCTGGATTCcatttaa